The following nucleotide sequence is from Microbacterium arborescens.
CGAGTTCACCGGCACGACCCCCGAGACGGTCATGAACAACGCCCTCGCCGACGTCGAGGCGCCGCTCGCGCGGGCGGACGCTTGATGGACACACCCCCTGCCGCCCCGACCCCGACGCGTCGTCCGCGCCGGGGCCGCGGTGCTGCCGGCGGTGACGCTGCCGCTGCGGCGGGGAGCACCGCCGACGCACGCACCGTCGGCGACACGACGCGCGACGCCGACGCGACCGTCCAGGTCGGGGCGACGACACTGTCGGCCGACGCCGCACCGGTCAATGCCGAGGCGCCGTCGCGGCTCGTCGTCTGGCGGGAGCGGCTCGAGTCGTGGTGGGCGGTGGCACGCCGCGGCATCCGACTGGTCACCCGGACGATCCGTCCGCTCGGCTGGGTGCTGCTGTTCGCGACCCTGCTGCTCTGGTTCGTCGCGCTCAGCTTCGGATGGCAGGAGATGGTCATCGCAGCCGTCATCCTCACCGCCATCGTCGTCTTGAGCGTGCCCTTCCTCTTCGGCGGCACGGCCTACGACGTCGACCTCGACCTCACGCGCACCCACGTCGTCGTCGGCGAGCGTGCGATCGGCGGGCTGACCCTCGTGAACGGGACGTCGCGGCCGATCCTGCCGTCGCGGGTCGTGCTGCCGGTCGGTTCCGGTCGCGGCGAGTTCGATGTGCCGCGACTCGCGCCGCAGGCCGCCCACGAGGAGCTGTTCGCCATTCCCACCACGGCGCGCGGGGTGCTGGCGGTCGGACCGGTCAGCGTGCTGCGCGGCGATCCGCTCGGACTCTTCGAGCGCAGCAGCGACCGCCGTCAGGCCGTCGACCTCTACGTCCACCCGCGGACCGTCCCCCTCGAGGGGCTCTCGCTCGGGCGTCTGCGCGACCTCGAGGGGCTGCCCTCGACGCAGCTGGCCAGCGACGACGTGTCGTTCCACGCGTTGCGGGAGTACCAGCCCGGAGACGACCTGCGTCACGTGCACTGGAAGTCCACGGCCCGCGTCGGCAACCTCATGATGCGTCAGTACGAGGAGACCCGCCGATCGCACTTCGTGCTCGGGCTCTCGACGTACGCCGGGGACTACGCCGACCCCGACGAGTTCGAGCTCGCGATCTCGGCCGCCGGTTCGATCGGTCTGCGCGCTCTGCGCGACTCGCGGATGCTCGAGGCGCGCACGCAGCGCGGCCCGTTGCGCACGCAGGGGCCGCGTCGCCTGCTCGACAACCTGTCTGTTCTCGAGCACTCGCGCCAGCGCGACGGAGGGGTCGTGGCCCTCGCGGGGACGATCGCGATCAACTCGCACGGCATCGCGATCGTCGTGCTGTTCTGCGGTTCGGGTGCCGACTCGGCCGAGCTCAAGCTCGCCTGTTCGCGACTGCCCCTGGGGGTGCGTGTGCTCGCCGTGGTCGCCGACCGCTCGGCCGAGGTGCCGCTGCTGCGCCGTGTCGGCGATGCCGACGTCATCTCCATCAGCGCGCTCGACCAGCTCGCTCCCGCGATGCGGAAGGTGCTCTCATGATGTCGCCGCAGCGCCGCCGGCTCGTGCTCGACCTTGTCGCCATCGCGCTGCTGCTCGCCGTCGCGATCGTCGGCTTCGGACCGACGTTCGATGGCGGCGCCTACCTCATCGCGGGGTTCGGCGCGCTCGTCATCGGCGTCGGCATCGCTTGGCTGTGCGCCCGCCGCCGCTGGGGTGTGCTGCCCGCAGCCGGCCTGACCGTGGCCGCGTACTTCATCTTCGGCGGCGCGCTCGCGCTTCCCCAGACCGCGCTTTTCGGCGTCATCCCGACGCTCGAGACCTGGACCCAGCTCGCTCTCGGCTCGGTGCAGTCGTGGAAGCGCCTGCTCACGACGGTCGCCCCGGTCGCGCCCTACGACGGCCACCTGATCGTGCCGTTCCTGCTGACCCTCGTCGCCTCCGTGCTCACGGCCTCGCTCGCCCTGCGCCTGCGTCAGGCCGCATGGGCCCTGATCCCCGTGACGGCGTTCCTGGTCACGCAGATCCTGCTCGGGATGACCGAGCCCGCGATCCCCGTCCTGCAGGGCGTCGTCTTCGCCGTCGTCGCGTCGGTGTGGCTCGCGCTGCGACAGGCCTGGGACCCCGACAACGCCGCCGTGCGCATCGAGCCGTCGGCGACCTCGGATGCCGCGACCCTCCGGCACACGCGCCTGCGTCGGCTGATCTCGGGGACGGCGGTCGTGGCCGTGGCCGTGGGCGCCGGTGTCGCGACCGCCGCGGTGGCGAGCCCCCCGTCGACGCGGTACGTGCTGCGCGACATCGTGATCCCGCCTTTCGACGTGAAGCAGTACCCCAGCCCACTGCAGGGATTCCGGGGCCTCGTGCGGGATGACGCGGAGACGCCGCTGTTCACCGTGCAGGGCCTTCCGGACGGTGGACGCATCCGCCTGGCGACGATGGACGCGTACAACGGCATCGTCTTCAACGTGTCGGACGAGGGAGCCGGCTCGTCGAGCTCGTTCACGCCCCTCCGGTCCAACATGTCGCCCGACGCCGAAGGCGTTCCCGGTCAGCTGCAGTTCGAGATCGACGAGCTGCGGGGCGTGTGGCTTCCCGACGCCGGGGCCGTCCGGTCGATCGAGTTCGAGGGCGAACGCGCCGACGAACTGCGCCGCACCGCCCACTACAACGACGCCACGGGGACCGCTGCCGTCACCGCGGGACTCGCCCCCGGGACGACGTACACGGTCGATACGGTGTTCCCCGTGCTGCCCAGCGACCAGGCGCTCGCCGACGTCCCCTTCGCGCCGGTGAAGATGCCGAAGCAGGAGGGGATCCCCGACGGTCTGTCGCAGATCGCCACGGATGCCGTCGGCGACGCCGAGACCCCCATCAAGCAGGTCCAGGCGTTGGCGAACTGGCTGTCGACGGACGGCTACTTCAGCCACGGTCTCGAGGACGACCCGTACTCGCCGTCCGGTCACGGCGCGGCCCGCATCACGAGCTTCTTCGGCGGCGACGAGATCATCGGCGACGACGAGCAGTACGCCGTCGCGATGGCGCTGCTGTCGGCGCAGCTGGGCATCCCGGCGCGCGTCGTCATGGGATGGCACCCCGACGAGGGCGACACCGCGGGGGAGTTCACCGCGACGGGCGACAACGTCCACGCGTGGGTCGAAGTGGCGTTCGAGGGGTACGGGTGGATTCCGTTCGATCCGACACCCGACGAGGACAACGAGCCGAACGAGCAGACCACGACCCCGCGGGCCAATCCCAAGCCGCAGGTGCTGCAGCCGCCGCCGCCCGCTCAAGAGCCGGCCGAGCTGCCGCCCGCGATCGCGAACGACCGCGATCAGGAGGAGGAAGACGACCCCGGTTTCGATTGGATCGGCGCCATCCTCGCGCCGGTCGGCATCGGCATCGGCGTCCTCGCGATCATCTTCGCCCCGTTCGTGATCATGGGTGCGGTCAAGACCGCGCGGCGCACGAAACGGCGCAACGCCGACAAACCCGCCGACCGCATCAGCGGGGGATGGGACGAGTTGATCGACCGCGCGGTCGACCTCAACGCCCCCGTCGCCTCGGGTGCGACGCGTACCGAGAGCGCTCAGGTGGTCGCTGCCACGATGGAGCAGCCCGACGTGACCTCACTCGCCACGTCGGCCGATGCCCGTGTCTTCGGTCCGGGTGAGCCGACGCCGGAGGACGTCGACGCCTTCTGGCGTGAGGTCGACGCGATCGTCGTCGGAATGAGCGGGCGGGTGTCGGTCTGGCGTCGTCTGCGCGCACGTCTGAGTCTGCGCTCGCTCCTGCGCGGCCGCACCCGACGTACTCGGGGAGGCGACGCATGAGCGCGATGATCTTCGACACGGAACCGCTCACGGGCGTTCCCGACATCCGTAGCGGCGCCCGTGCGCTGCTGATGTGGGATGACGGCACCCGCACGGCCGTCTACGGTCGTACCGTCTTCGGGCGCGACCCGCATCGCACCAGCGGTGCCGATGCGATCGTGCTGCGCGACGAGACGCTGACGCTGTCGCGAACGCACTTCGAGCTCGTTCCGCTCGATCCCGTCGGCCTCGCGGTCGTCGATCGTGCATCGACGAACGGCGTCGTCGTGACGCGTGGGAGCGACGGTGTTCCCGTCGTGCCGGGCATGCAGACCGTGCTCCGCAGTGGCGACCGGCTCGACCTCGGCGATCGGTGGCTCGTCATCGAGGTCGTGCGGTGACACCGATGTCGGTGCGGGTCGGGCATGGGGCGGCGACGCACGCCGGCTTGCGCGGCCGGGCGAACGAAGACTCCTACCTCGCGGACGCGCCTGTGTTCGTCGTGGCGGACGGGATGGGCGGACACGAGGCAGGGGCCCGCGCGAGCGCCGCCGCGGTCGCCGAGTTCCAGCCGCTGGTCGGCATCGCCCGGGTGACGAACCAGGATGTGCGGGCCGCGATCGAGCGAGCGCGCTCGAACATCGACGCCCTTGCCACGGGCCAGCGCGCCGCGGGCACGACGCTCACCGGAGTCGTGCTGACCCGCGTGGGAGACGCCGGCTATTGGCTGGCCCTGAACATCGGCGATTCGCGCACGTACCGCTGGGCCCGTGGCCGTCTCGAGCAGATCAGCGTCGACCACTCCGTCGTGCAAGAGCTCGTCGACTCCGGACAGATGGACGCCGAGACCGCCGCCCGCCACTCGCGGCGCAACGAGATCACCCGTGCCCTCGGAGCCGGCAGCGTCGGCCAGGCGGACTTCTGGATGCTGCCCGCCGAGAGCGGCGACCGCATCCTGGTCTGTTCGGACGGACTGTCGACCGAGCTCGACGACGAGCGGATCGCCCGTATCCTCGACGAGGAGACCGAGCCGCAGGATGCCGCGCAGCGGCTCGTGCATGAAGCACTGCTGCACGGTGGACGTGACAACGTCACGGTCATCGTCGTTGATGCGCTCGGGGACGGCGGTGACGACGTGTACGACACCGTGCCGTCCGTGCAATCGGATGACGCAGACATAGACACCCGGCCGCGCGCAGCGGCCGCAGGGGGGAGCACCTGATGGTCGAGGTCCGCTATGTGCCGGCGGTAGGCGCGGAGCACTGGCGCGTCGCCCTGGCGCCCGCCGCGGCCGTCGCGCTGCCGGCGAACGTGTCGATCCCGACGGTCGAGGCCGTCTGGCGGCGCTTGGAGGAGCGGGGCATCGGTGCGGTCATCGAGGCGCTCACGGGCGCGTTCGGCACGTCGCTCGCGGCCATCCCCGACTTCATCCTGGCGATCGTCGAAGGCGACGGGCTGCGCGTCGCGGTGCGTGGACCGGTCGAGTTGGTCGTCGAGACCGATTCCGGTCCGCTCTCGGTCTCGGGCCAGGGCGTCTCGACCTGGGTCGAGCGTCATATCCCGGGCGTGCATCGCGCGTCGGCGCTCTTCGTCGATGCGGCGGACGAGACCTCGTC
It contains:
- a CDS encoding PP2C family protein-serine/threonine phosphatase encodes the protein MSVRVGHGAATHAGLRGRANEDSYLADAPVFVVADGMGGHEAGARASAAAVAEFQPLVGIARVTNQDVRAAIERARSNIDALATGQRAAGTTLTGVVLTRVGDAGYWLALNIGDSRTYRWARGRLEQISVDHSVVQELVDSGQMDAETAARHSRRNEITRALGAGSVGQADFWMLPAESGDRILVCSDGLSTELDDERIARILDEETEPQDAAQRLVHEALLHGGRDNVTVIVVDALGDGGDDVYDTVPSVQSDDADIDTRPRAAAAGGST
- a CDS encoding DUF58 domain-containing protein, translating into MDTPPAAPTPTRRPRRGRGAAGGDAAAAAGSTADARTVGDTTRDADATVQVGATTLSADAAPVNAEAPSRLVVWRERLESWWAVARRGIRLVTRTIRPLGWVLLFATLLLWFVALSFGWQEMVIAAVILTAIVVLSVPFLFGGTAYDVDLDLTRTHVVVGERAIGGLTLVNGTSRPILPSRVVLPVGSGRGEFDVPRLAPQAAHEELFAIPTTARGVLAVGPVSVLRGDPLGLFERSSDRRQAVDLYVHPRTVPLEGLSLGRLRDLEGLPSTQLASDDVSFHALREYQPGDDLRHVHWKSTARVGNLMMRQYEETRRSHFVLGLSTYAGDYADPDEFELAISAAGSIGLRALRDSRMLEARTQRGPLRTQGPRRLLDNLSVLEHSRQRDGGVVALAGTIAINSHGIAIVVLFCGSGADSAELKLACSRLPLGVRVLAVVADRSAEVPLLRRVGDADVISISALDQLAPAMRKVLS
- a CDS encoding transglutaminase-like domain-containing protein, which codes for MMSPQRRRLVLDLVAIALLLAVAIVGFGPTFDGGAYLIAGFGALVIGVGIAWLCARRRWGVLPAAGLTVAAYFIFGGALALPQTALFGVIPTLETWTQLALGSVQSWKRLLTTVAPVAPYDGHLIVPFLLTLVASVLTASLALRLRQAAWALIPVTAFLVTQILLGMTEPAIPVLQGVVFAVVASVWLALRQAWDPDNAAVRIEPSATSDAATLRHTRLRRLISGTAVVAVAVGAGVATAAVASPPSTRYVLRDIVIPPFDVKQYPSPLQGFRGLVRDDAETPLFTVQGLPDGGRIRLATMDAYNGIVFNVSDEGAGSSSSFTPLRSNMSPDAEGVPGQLQFEIDELRGVWLPDAGAVRSIEFEGERADELRRTAHYNDATGTAAVTAGLAPGTTYTVDTVFPVLPSDQALADVPFAPVKMPKQEGIPDGLSQIATDAVGDAETPIKQVQALANWLSTDGYFSHGLEDDPYSPSGHGAARITSFFGGDEIIGDDEQYAVAMALLSAQLGIPARVVMGWHPDEGDTAGEFTATGDNVHAWVEVAFEGYGWIPFDPTPDEDNEPNEQTTTPRANPKPQVLQPPPPAQEPAELPPAIANDRDQEEEDDPGFDWIGAILAPVGIGIGVLAIIFAPFVIMGAVKTARRTKRRNADKPADRISGGWDELIDRAVDLNAPVASGATRTESAQVVAATMEQPDVTSLATSADARVFGPGEPTPEDVDAFWREVDAIVVGMSGRVSVWRRLRARLSLRSLLRGRTRRTRGGDA
- a CDS encoding FHA domain-containing protein produces the protein MSAMIFDTEPLTGVPDIRSGARALLMWDDGTRTAVYGRTVFGRDPHRTSGADAIVLRDETLTLSRTHFELVPLDPVGLAVVDRASTNGVVVTRGSDGVPVVPGMQTVLRSGDRLDLGDRWLVIEVVR